The genomic stretch CTAGGTGGAACCTGGATCGACCCGTGATGGGTACGGGTTATAGCGCGATCAGTCGGGATGTGCTATTTTTTTCACGGGTCAAGCGGGCCGATTTCTCAAAATTGAAGTTCGGACCCGACACTAGTGCTAAGATGGGTCGGGTTGGGATAGGGGTGTGAGCTGGCCAAAATTCAGCCCAAGTGCTAACTGTAAACTGGGCCCAATCACTTGCCGTTCAATTGTTGGGCTCCTCATTAACTTGCTGGTCTTATTGATTTGTAAGCCATATTTGTAAGAAGGGCCCTATTTACTTGTAATAATAAAACCGTTTTATACGATACGTTAAAAATGATATTGTAATTAATTAACAAGaaaaataacattttttttatatatatatatattctctatgttttaattatttatttattttgattaaatAAGCCTCATAAAGAAattaaaaagtaaacaaatgattaaaacagACGGAGTAGAACACTGCCGAGTATAAATTTTCATCTATTTGTTTAAGATTTTTGAAATTAATGTACTAAATATATGTAGACTATAGAGTATAGATTCACCATCACTAAAAGCAGGAGCAAGCCTATAAATGAAATTTTGAGGTAGCGAATTTTTCGCATGTTATTTTATACTTAATTTGAGCTCTCTTATTTAAGAATTTTTTGGTAGCAAAATCGATAATCTTAACTAATTTTTGTAAATTTGGGATAACGAGTGTTACACTTTGCTACTAGTTAAATTCCCCCGACTAAAAGTGCATACATTTATTACATCACAAATTCATATAAAAATcacattattatttaaaaaaaaaaaaaacaccctcAATCTTTAGGCTTTTAAAATTGGCATCCCAAACAAAAGGAATAAAACCCACTAAGCATAAACACCATAGGTCCATACATGCAACTTTTGGTTAAGAACGATGCAATAGAAGATGATAATGAACAACAAGTCTCTTTTCTTAATTAAGAcgacactatccgtcttaagtATAAAACGGATCAAGGACATATCAATTGTCTATATAAAAATACATAGGAAAAAAGTAATGTATTTGTCTTATATATACAAATGGTATGTTACTGTGTTATTTGACACGTCTTCAATTTAAGACGGATAGTACcgtcttaaatgaaaatttgtaGATAAAGAAATATTGATGTCACATGTCGGTCACGCAATGAGAGAATAATAGAGAACATGATCGTACTTTCTTAGTATTATTATACTGTATTAGATTCGATTTTTGTAATGCAAATCTACACCTGCATGTCCCTTCACGTATGCTAACGGATCGTTTTATACATATTCATGCAAATccgaaacaaatggtctcttATAAAACGGATATTTAATTGGTTTTAAGTTAAAACGAGTTGAGTAACACCTAACTTAGGTCCGTTGTTTAATTTGTAATGCAAATCTACAATTGCATGTCCCTTCACGTATGTTAACTGTAGCCATGTAAATGTTGAATTACATACCATGTAAAGCTTTTTAAAACGATTTTACAATAAAAATATTAGTTTGTAGAAGTGACAGTTTATTGAAGTTATTTTAATTAATGGGATTATTTATGTAAAATATCACTTAATTTTACAATAACACTTCTGTAAAACGCTTTTATACAAGAATTATTGATTACTATAGACTACAGAGTATATAATCATTTGATTTATATTATACATTTTTTAAATTTCATAAAAAATAAGAAAGTAACAACATAAACTGATGACAAAAATGTTGTGTATGGAAGGTGATAAAATATGAAGGATGTTTTCAAAAGTATGCATGTCAAAAAactaataagaaaaatacaaaaataaaactgTAAAAAAAATGCAGCGTATGATAGAGAACAAGATATGAATGATATTTTCAAATATTGTGGAGCCTTGAAGAAATCATTATtgtacacaaaaaaaaaactaaattatTTCACAAGGTGAGTAAACTATTGGTTGACATGTCACTAGCGGAAATAAGTCTAAACAAACAAATACGAAGTACTTTTGTTTTTCGTACATCCCGACAAGTCTTTAATATTAGCAATAAACTCTTAAATTAAAATtcacttttttttctttaatttatagATATAGTTGTTATGAAAACCTAATCTTCTTCTGAACTATTTTATTTTCACGTATAACTAGTTTTAAATCCGTGCAAAAttacacgggtatgtatttgggccagaaTGAATATTTTTtaatgtatatttgtttttgcatttctattgtacgtATCTAATTGGTCTAAATCAACGATGTTCAcaattaatgtttaaatttgttacaaacatctgttcacatgcactggtttataaggaaataacaTAATCTACTATTGTAAACAAAAaatgcatacataaaaaactttacattcggataaaagaaatataatctaataatcaactttaacatatgcaagttattctaaaaattgaaaaatttcatgataCACTATATTAGTAGTCGTAGTAGAAGTACGCATATCTGAGTCACAAATTAAAATTTTCAAGCCTTCTTTTCGGGTGACCCTGGAAAGTGCGACATAAAGCTGGCCATGACTAAACACTGGTCTTGGAAGATAGATCTTTGACACTGAGATAAAGACTGTCCTTGACTCTTGTTTATCGTCATTGCAAAACAAACAGAGATGGGGAATTGTCTTCTACTGAAACGTACCGGAAATCTACTGGTGTCCGATGGAGTAAGTGTTAGTCGAGCAATATGCACTTGTAATTTAAATGAAAATTTTTCTGTTTATTATTTACAAAATATTTGTTATAACAATTGTgaattatttaaaaaaattttattaaaaaaatttaattataatttaaatcacttgtaatttaaatgaaaatttatttgtttattttgtagagtaaaaaaaaaattaaaaatagatTTCACTGCTTGCTGAAGTCTATATTAACTCGGTTTgctatcattgtcacctaccagTTTCGGTGTGCGCGACTGGTAGTTCAGatgccgagttttatattccaagtacaTTTCTCGTCATTAttgatatttttaaaaaaaattctcgTACACTgtatttttaaaaaattatgttttcATTAGATTTACTGTGCAAGGTAAAATTATTCATAACAAAAATACTTGTTATTCATTTTGTAATTCATTCTCGATGTATTTTCGATCCGTATATAAGTGTAATTCTTTcctggaattatgtaattttattgtgtaattttgATTTagtaattatgtaattcaattacGGTAACTCGCTTTTGTAATTAATTCTGCGTAATGTTATTCATTTTATtaacacggaatgtataaaattttatcataaaattaatttgaaGAAGTATTCCGTAAGAtgattttatataatttgttgcGAGACGGATTTAAGCGCATGTTTTGAAAGACGGATATCTTAGTAATTAAATACGTTGCACACacatgggtcccaccataaccaggattttcgaaaaaaaaaaatgtattaatgaCGTGGCGCTCTCTCtgatgagtattgtcttctgaatttatATAGATAAAATTACATTACTCTTCTTAAATTATTTGTATCACATTATACGTATTACACTATATAACAGTCTACAAAAACCATATCGTATAATCGTATATTATTGAAAACCTTAAAATTGGCTTTCCCACACAAGACCCACCCACAAAAACCCAAAGTTACTATTTGGGTTAAGGGGCCAAACCCAAAAGTTGGTCCCCAAAAAACCCCAAAAGATCTCATGTTACTTGTCTCCCTTCTCACAATCATTACCTGCTCCCTCCACCTCCTCCTCCCTTCTCCGCTCTTTTAAACTCATATTTTTTCCGTCTCGATCATTTATTTATGTATTcatatttttctcttttttttactcatttccttattattattcTCCTCATCCCGATAATTTGTTTACTTATgaagtactccctccaattcgctataatgttccctatttcccaaaacggattattcaagtaatgttcccctttccttttttggtaactttttctcttattttattcatttctctctcctataatcaaaccccacacaactcttttactcatattttattacttttcttaatattttggccccacaactccttatttaactcctattaattcatctctctctcctaaCACCAACCCCACATTTGtcctttattattttataatcatCTTTCTTAAGTATTGTGCCATATTGATATGGGAACATTAtgatgaattggagggagtatttccCACTCCTTTCACTATTTATCATTATCTGCatttcaatcatttatttacgtatttGCGTTTAAAAACGGTATTTTAATTGaagttaaacaaataaataagacGGGGGAGATTATTCATttcgtctcctttttatttcccCGAAATAATTCAATTCTCTTCAATTAATTCTCAACTTCCCCCCCTTTTTCTCTTTCATCACTGCAAAAAATTCAATTCAATTGCTTCAATTCTAGGGTTCTTCACTACTTCTATCTACTTGATCAGTCGCATTCCACTTCAATTAACTATACTTGTACTACCATTTGATTGCTTACAGCTTTAATCGATCGATCGATTAATTAATTTCTCAAATGTAGCATCACCAATTAATTTCATTTACGAATCGAAAAAATGAATCCTTTATGCTGCATTGCGCCAGTTTCCGTCGATCGCGACGCTACGCCGCCGACGGCGGCACCAGGAGCCAATGTCGTCGGAAAATCGGCGGAGTTAGGGTTTCCGACGAACAATGTAGGAGTTAATTTAAGCTATTCTAGACATAGTTACTCAGCACAAGTGTCCTCGATTAGTTCGTCATCGATTGATCAGCTTAATCACCACCACGAAGCAGAGGATGTGATCGCGGCGACGACGGCGTCAGCGGCGGCGATGAGTCTTAGTAAGAAGCGTAGTAATAGTAATGGATCAAATGCGGCGACAGCAGAGGCGGCGGCGGTGGCGGGGATAGTTTATAAGTGGGTGAATTACGGAAAAGGGTGGAAATCGAGGTGGTTTGTGTTGGAAGATGGAGTGTTGTCGTATTATAAATTACATGGACCGGATAAAATTGTGATTAGTAACGGAGGCGGCGAAAGTGTTAATGGTGTTGTTAAGATTATTGGGGATGATTCTGTTAAGTATATTAGGAAATATATTTGGGGGAAAAATAGTAGTAATTTTAAtaattttaattataattataatagtaaTGGTAGTAATAATGGTAGTTTTAGTAAGTATAATTATggttataatagtaataataatgttAATGGGAGGATTAGTAGTACTAATTTGTCGGCGAAACAGCAATGGAAGCCTTTTGGTGAAGTTCATTTGAAGGTTTgacctttgttgttgttgtttttgttgttgcagTTAATCTTGTGTAAGGCTGAACAGGTCCAATTCATAAGAACATCATGCCCATATTATCGCGAAAGTAGTTATTAAAGAGCCCGTTTTTACAATATACTTGTGTAAGGCGGTTAGATGTCCAAGTCACAAGAAAATCATGCCCATATTAGTGTAAAAGTAGTTATCAAAGAACCCGTTACACAAGTATTTTGTTGTTAATGctgtgtttttttatttaattattgggAGTTTTTAGAGTTGAATAGTTGATTCTGAGTAGGTAGGATGGGAGTGTGGGTTTGATTGGTGGATTTTATATGATGATTATTTGATTTTGATTGTGTTTAGAGTTGAATGCTTAATTATGGGAAGGGGTCATACTAGAAATGAGCTGGTTTTGTATATGAAATTAGCAAGTTCTTTGATAGTGTGGGAGACTGGTCTTCTTGTTCCTTTTGTGTATTTTCAGTTAAGAAGGTGGTGTTGCATCGACGTGTGGTATTTAATTTTGGTGACCTATTCTTGTGTGATTGCTAGGATGCAACCTATAGAGAAACAGATGCTGGATTCTTTAACCTCATTTTTGGTACTTTGAAATTGGGAACTGTAAAATCATATTCTAGGTTAGCATTCTAGAGCGAACAAGTAAATGGCTGTTAGTTGGGGCACTTGATCGATTAAACTTGTAAGTGGAATTGTAGTGGCTTATGTAGCTTCGTTCAGATCTTCTTGATCTTTATCGCCTATAGGATTGGGGAGAAATAGGTGTATTATGCCATCTTATTTCTAATCATTTGAGATCAGTCCATTTAATATTTGTCGTACACTCGTACTTAGATGAAAATATCGAACAATTTATCTGATTGTTGTGCAATGACATGTTCCAACTTTACATCGATTCCATTATATGTCCAGTGTGCTAAATTTTTATTAAATTCCAATGAAATGTCAACATGAATTAGTGTCAGTATTGATTATAATTAATTTTAAGAGTTGTCTGCTTGAACAAGATGTAAATTCTAGGCATTGTATAACAATTATTCATCACATTTTGAAATAAGAGGAGGAAAATGATTTGGTTTTTGTGGAGATGGTTTGGACTTTGAGATTGTTATTATGCTTCCTAAAGAGGCTTAGTTTTGTATATCATGCATTGCAGGTTTCTTCTGTTCGTGCTAGCAAATCAGACGATAAAAGGCTGAGCATCTTTACTGGGACAAAGACTCTTCACTTGCGTTGCGTCTCCAAAGAAGATAGGGCAGCGTGGATTGAAGCATTGTTAGCAGCCAAAGATCTCTTTCCAAGGGCATTGTCGAACAATGAATTCGCTCCTAAAGACATTGTTGTCTCAACAGAGCAATTACGCCGAAGAATGTTGCAGGAAGGCATTGCTGAGCCAATCATTAAAGACTGCGAGTCTATTATGCTCTCAGAAGTCTCGGAGCTTCAGGTTCAGCTAAATGCTCTCCAGTACAAACACGTGGCTCTCATGGATACTTTGAGACGTCTAGAGGTATCTTTCTTAGCCTCGATCACTGCTGGTTGGATGACTAGATCCATTTTATCTTACTGTACTTTCTGAAAGTGGAAGTAGGATGGTCATATCCTGCTTCTATTTTTAAAAAAACTGTATTTCTGTGGGAGTGAAGACAACACAACTTCAAGTATAATTTTACAAGTGTTCTGCATTTAGCCTCCAAGTTACCAATGAAGCAGCGACAATACAGttcaaaatagaaaatgaagagCATCATACCCTGATTGTGGCATCTTATCTGGTTCACAAATTATTTGAGATCTCTTCCGAGTCTCCTTAACTACTAGTATCTTTACTTGTAGACCACGTATGAATGTGATTATGATTCACTTAGGCCTGATTGCATTAAACAGTAAATTGGATATTAAAGGTTTTTACAGCAATTCTCATTATGTTGGTTTTTTACGAGGTTAATTCACTTTTCAAATGTCATTTAATTGTGAAATGTCTTGAAAACTGGTTTTAGATTTACCATGAATTCATAAATCATAATCCTGCATCACCACTAACGTCATTTTCTCACCTTTTCTGGATTTCAGAGCGAGAAGATAGAGTTGGAGACAACTGTTGTAGATGAAACAAAGAGAAGGGATTCGTGTTGCGGACAAGCAAACAGAAGATTCAGTGGTCAGTGGCACTTATGTGTATTACGTATACATTATTCAATATGGGTGTTAGGACCAGCAACAATAAACAAGAAAAATGTTGTAGAAGATGTAATTTAATTGCTTAAACATGCCTCTTGGTAATGACATTTTAGTTTCTCATGAAACCGATACTTAAGTACCCTTTTTAATTGGCAGACTTCTATTCCATCATGTCTGAAGGTAGTGGAAGTGATTTTGAACCGGAGAATGAAAGTCGGGATGGTGGGGACGCTGAAACAGATGAAGATGATGGAGCATATTTTGATACAAACGATTACTTATCTTCTGAATTTTTGAGAAGTGCTTCTTGTCGTGGAAGAGAATCCTTTGCAGATGCTTGTAGTTCACTGGGACAGGATTGCTCACAGGAGCTTCAGATGGGTTTTAGACTAGTGGAGTACCCATATATCAAAAGAAGGGATAGTTTACCTGAgccgaaagaaaaagaaaagcctATTGGCTTGTGGTCAATCATCAAAGATAATATTGGCAAGGACCTCTCTGGGGTTTGCCTACCTGTTTACTTCAACGAGCCTTTATCTTCGCTGCAGAAATGCTTTGAGGACTTGGAATATTCACACTTGGTTGATAGAGCACTCGAATGGGGAAAGTTGGTAAGATTCTGTgtaaacttttataatttttttctttttcgtttgtgAGCGTTATTGGGAAACATCTTAGCTAATTGATTAGTTGCTATCCAACCCCTGAAAATTCAAGCCTGTAAAAGACTTTATTTTGCAACTTCAAAAATGCTCATATTTCAATCTAGTAAATTAATGATACCATATTGCCAGCGCTTAGTGAATTTTGCTACCCCAAAATATATCCCCTAGCACCCTTCGTGGATACTGCAACAGTTTTTCATTGTTGCACAGAGGAAGGAAGGAGATGATATTGTCTTTAGTTATCTAGTATGTTTCTGTGTAATGGCTTGAGCTCTAAACTAAGCCAACGGTTTTACCAATTGCAGGGGAATAATTTGATGAGAATTTTACACGTAGCAGCCTTTGCAGTATCCGGCTATGCTTCAACGGAAGGTCGACAATGTAAGCCTTTTAATCCCCTGCTTGGGGAAACCTATGAAGCTGACTACCCTGATAAAGGCCTCCGTTTTTTCTCTGAAAAGGTATGTATCAAGTTATCTCTCCTTCTCTCTCCTATTTACAGAATTGTACAGTTTAGTGCATTTTACAGCTtattttcatgtaatatttgacatGTAAGACTAGCCATTTACCCATAAACCctataattaaataaaaaatacaTAATGATGTAGGTGGTGTCACATGTTAGACCGTCTCTTATAAAACTTTGTGACCATTTATTTATTTTGTGTTCAATGATTTCAGTCCTTTACTTCTTGTGACATAGGTTTTGTGCTCTTATGCTCTAAACTAGTATTACTGAGAATCAACTACTCTATAGCTTGAATACTAACTAGAAACCCGCAAACTTTAGGTCAGTCACCATCCGATGGTAGTTGCTTGTCACTGTGAGGGCAGGGGATGGAAATTCTGGGCTGATTCTAATCTCAAGGGCAAATTTTGGGGACGCTCCATCCAGCTAGATCCCGTTGGTGCTCTTACTCTTCAGTTTGAAGATGGTGAATCATTTCAGTGGAGCAAGGTGACCACTTCCTTATACAACATCATTATTGGTAAAATCTACTGTGATCATTATGGCACCATGCGCATCAAAGGAAGTGGCAACTATTCCTGCAAGCTGAAATTCAAAGAGCAGTCCATTATAGAACAGAACCCACATCAGGTGATCTTTCTGTTTTAGCTTTGAAGTTTTACTGTAATTCTCCCGacattgttttaatttttttttcttatgtgTTGTAGTAAATAGTTCCTTGAAATCTGTGTCTGATAGAAACCCAGCTTGAGGGCTTCATAAGAGCATTTTTATTCAAAACTCTCCTTTAATAGCACTCTTTTGTGCTCGATAATTGAACTTCTGGCAATTAATACGAGGAAAGAATCTTTTTGACCAGAAATGGGAAATAGTTTCAAAAGATTGCCGCGACGAGAGACCATCTCTCAAAGaaactctgttttttttttttttcaatggtTGCTTGACAGTTGAAACCTGTAATCATGACCTCTTTGGAGTTGATCTAGATCTCTTCTTGgatgttttggatttttttttttcttctaagAGCTTGTTATTTAGTTTACTCAGTTGAACAATTAGTATGGTGTGTCACCCACCAGATGCTAAAAATATATTCCAATTGATGCTTGTAGGTTCATGGTTTTGTAGAAGACAACAGGACTGGTGAAAAAGTTGCCATGTTAATAGGAAAGTGGGATGAGGCAATGTATTATGTGCTAGGTGACCCGACCACCAAGCCAAAGGGGTACGATCCAATGACAGAAGCCGTTTTGTTGTGGGAGAGAGATAAATCTGCCACCAAGACTCGATACAACCTCACCCCTTTTGCAATATCTTTGAATGAACTGACTCCGGGATTGAATGAGAAGCTTCCACCAACAGACTCAAGGCTTAGGCCGGATCAAAGACACTTGGAAAATGGCGAATATGAACTAGCAAATGCAGAGAAACTCAGGCTTGAACAGCGACAAAGACAGGTACGAATTCAATATTAGAACACCAAGCAATGTCCTTATAGTCAGTGAACTAAGAAGGCTGATTGCTCTGTGTAATGTGAATATGTGAATGCTTGGGGATGCGTTCGCAAAATATAACTCTGCAAAGTCATGTCTTGGTTCACTTATTTTGTGATCTAAATATAGATGTGCTTTGGGAGGCCGCTCGTATTAGACATTTAGTATGATTTGAATTGTCTTTAAACCTTATTTATCAACTATTTATTTTACTTTAAACTAAATATTTTAAGTTTCGGACATGTCCGCAAGTTTATAactatattttgtttttgtgacaTGTCCGCATCCCTTTCCTCAGTTTAGGACTCTTGAATAGTACGTGTCTGACACCTGTAACTGAGCCTGGGTAACATTAAGTCATGCCCTCCATCAGCTATGAACTTCTATATCCACGTTTTTTTTTTGGCGAGTTTAACCCAAGGGAAAGTAACATTGCTATTTTCTGCTAGCCTAGAGATGCTGAGTAACTTGGTAATGTTTAATGACTGGAGATCCTGAGCAAACTAGTAATTGTTTGATACCCTGCAGGCCAGGAGAATACAAGAGAGTGGATGGAAACCACAATGGTTCCAAAAAGACGAGGATGATTGTTATCGTTATATTGGCGGTTACTGGGAAGCGAGAGAAAAGGGGAATTGGAGAGGAATTAATGATATATTTGGACAAAGGAGTGATAATATATCCAGTATACCAGAAGAATGACAGAATGACTTATTTCTCCAGCATGAACTGATCATACATACTCCTTTCAGAAAACTCCATTTCCGTGTACCATTGTATTATTGTGCAGGCTGTGGGTTATCGAGGAATATTTCAGCCCACATGTAACGGGTCTTTATTAGACACAGTAAGTTACTTCATGTATTTTCCAGTAAAACACCGTTATTTAAGTTCTCGATTCCTGGCTGTGATCAGTATCATTCTGGATGTTAAGCTTGTCATTATTGGTTATGTCCGCTTTGTTAAGACTACTTAGAGTTAAAACAGCTCGACCAAATCCATGCATATCTCTAATTTTCAAATGGTCTTGAACAATGGAGACCAGTTCGGAAGCTATCTAAGGTGGGATGAATATCGCAGTCGAAGAAGTAAACCCAAGATGGATTAACAACGGATTTTGCTCCATGTAATAAACAAAAAATGCTCAGGAATTCATGATTAATTCGAAACTAGTTTGAAAACAACGGGATTTGAGTTTGAAAGTGATCCCAGTAAGTCGCGAGTGTCTTGACTTTTACTAGCCTCCTCGTTCCATCACTGCGTGGTTGTGCTTGCCGCCTAAGTTCAATGTTATGACAAACGGattaaattaattcattcatatTTTCCAATAGATATCGAGAAGTCTAATACTCCGTATTGTAGTCATAGAACAGTGAACACATTATAATCACACAAGTCCGAACACATTATAATCACACATGAAGATTTAatattcacaaattctcatttaaaacgGATACTATCCGTCTTAAGACAGGTCAAATAAATACCAAATCATATGGCAATTTGCCTACAAAATGCCAAAATTTTTGTTTTACTTAGAAATGATGCCCAAATTGGGTATAACTATCTATTACAAAAACACTACTTCACGACCTCAACAGTTAGGGATGGGTTACATTATCCCGAGTCATATGACTTGATTATTGATACCCATATGTCTTTTGCATGGAACCGGTCATTATATTATGAATATTAATTTGTACAATATATATTTTCCTGTAAATATCAGTTGTTTCAGCTGATAAAGTCATAAAAAGAGGTATTTATGACGTGGATTTAAATTCCGTCGCGTCACATTTGTCTTCCTAGCTCCCTTCACACGAACAAAAAACATTTTCCTCATTTTagtagaacaaaaaaaaaaacattttcctCATTTCAATACTCATTTTACTATTTCGACGGATTTGGAAATCAGtccgtctcattgaagacggccactatccgtcacaagctgaagacggatagtgactCTCTCATAAAATACaagtggatagtgcaagtggagatattcagcttgtgacggatagtgtccgtcttcaatgaaatTTTGTTTGGAAATTACATACATAACTAACATAACCCAAGTCCATCAAAGATTACAAAATGTCACACTTATTCAAGCCCATATTAAGTCGATATATGGGCCCAAATTATCTCCTTTCAGTCTTCACATTCTCAATCACACGACCAAAATTAACCACTGTAGTCTGTAGTGCAGTAAAATTGACTCCAAAAATCAGTTCTTTCACCCTCAAAGGTAAACTTTTTTCCCATATCTTCCTTAATTTTACATCTAATTAATGTCTATGGGACTGAGGTGTTGCTTGTGTCAGTGTGTgttcgtattttaatcaaagttaaacaaatgattgaaacgATTATATATATTTGTAGAATCATGTAATCCTATATAATTGTGCTTGTAATTTGAAATACAATGGTTGAAATTGTTTTTACAGTTACAAATTAATCCAACAAGGAATGTTAATCAATGCTTTAGCAATACTATGAGGTTACATCATTGCCCAAAAGCTACAATTTTTGGAGCTTCTAAACATGAGTTTCTTTCTAGAGGTTTTATGAATGCTACCCAGGTTTTGTTCTTCCTCAATTTGCTTATGATGAATTTTGTTAGTTGGGAATATTTCATTATCTGAATTTCTTGTGAAATTATCGTTCGTcccagtcaattgtttacatttttgaTAATGTAAACATGAGTTTCTTTctaaccaaaggacaacaattgaccgggacggagggagtatctgATTTGAGGTCTGGCTGATATCGATGATGAAATGATTTGGGCTCCGTTGATTTATGTTTTAAGCATAAATGCCATGATAATATGATTTGAGGTCTTGCTAATGTCGATGTTGAAATGATTTGGGGTCAGTTGATAAATGGAATGTTGATTTTACTTCTATATTTCTAATTGTAGTGGAAACATGTTTGGTTTAGGAAGTATTCTGTACATATGTCAGTATGTCTAAATGAATATTTTTTTTGCTCTTTCTACTAGTTTTTTGCTTGGTGAAAAAATCGGTGTGAGAATTATGGACTGTGATTGTGAGTTACTTGTATTATTTTGTGAAATCTTAGGATGTTTCACAACGGAAGCAATGCAGTGAGGATTTAATATCAAAACTGTTAGACAGAAGATGGGCATTAGAAAAGCCAGATACCAAAGTTCACCAAGTCATGTATCCAATGAAGCAGTCTCAGATGAAGAGCGGGGTTTTCAGTGATGTGAATTTCTCAATTAATGCACATCCAAAGTTGGGTGAAGCTTGTATGGATGAAAGCTACAAATGTCCTTCATTTTACGTAGTGAGGGATGATCTGCTACATCCATTGGCAAATGGAAATAAAGCTCGGAAATTAGATGCTCTACTTCCtatgattgaagatttctcaggAACTGATGTGGTGAGGTCACTGCTTTCCATGTTAAGTTTAAATCGCTAGTGAAACTTATTTCGAAAGCCATGAGCAATTTAGCTTCCATGTGCTACTGTCCTACTGATCTCATTACCCCGTCCATAGCTCTATGTGAAATGAAATCTTAGA from Silene latifolia isolate original U9 population chromosome 2, ASM4854445v1, whole genome shotgun sequence encodes the following:
- the LOC141644366 gene encoding oxysterol-binding protein-related protein 1D isoform X3 → MLQEGIAEPIIKDCESIMLSEVSELQVQLNALQYKHVALMDTLRRLESEKIELETTVVDETKRRDSCCGQANRRFSDFYSIMSEGSGSDFEPENESRDGGDAETDEDDGAYFDTNDYLSSEFLRSASCRGRESFADACSSLGQDCSQELQMGFRLVEYPYIKRRDSLPEPKEKEKPIGLWSIIKDNIGKDLSGVCLPVYFNEPLSSLQKCFEDLEYSHLVDRALEWGKLGNNLMRILHVAAFAVSGYASTEGRQCKPFNPLLGETYEADYPDKGLRFFSEKVSHHPMVVACHCEGRGWKFWADSNLKGKFWGRSIQLDPVGALTLQFEDGESFQWSKVTTSLYNIIIGKIYCDHYGTMRIKGSGNYSCKLKFKEQSIIEQNPHQVHGFVEDNRTGEKVAMLIGKWDEAMYYVLGDPTTKPKGYDPMTEAVLLWERDKSATKTRYNLTPFAISLNELTPGLNEKLPPTDSRLRPDQRHLENGEYELANAEKLRLEQRQRQARRIQESGWKPQWFQKDEDDCYRYIGGYWEAREKGNWRGINDIFGQRSDNISSIPEE